DNA from Sorangium aterium:
GATCGACCGTGAGATCCGTGCCGGCGACCTTGATCTTGGTCAGGTAGCCGACAGGGGTCTGCTTGTCCTTCTTGTAGTTGTATCCCTGGTAGATATCGAGGCTTCTTCTGTATTCAGGCATGGCAGCTCGTCCTTTCCTCGGATCGCTTCAGGATCACTTGCCGCCCAGGCTGGCTTCGAGGCGCAGCTCGACGTCCATGCCCTCGAACTGCACGTGCGGGAGGACCGAGATGACCGACTTGTACCAGCCGAACGGCCCGGGCTTCGGCTCCACGGTCACCGAGGTGGCCTTGAAGGGGTAGTAGCGGAGCGTGAGATCGTCCGGGTTGGTCACGGTGGTGACGTAGCCGGAGAGCCACTCGGCCAGCGACTTCTGGATGTAGTCGCCGTCCGCGGTCGACCCGATGTAGTCGCGCACCATCGCCTTGACGTAGTGCGCGATGATCGTGATCGAGTAGGTGTACGCGAGGTTCGTGACGAGGAAGGAGTTCTTCGTCGCGACGTCCTCGAGGAAGTTCCTGCCCTTCTTCACGGACTGGGCGCTGAAGAACGTGGCGACCGCCTCGCCCTTCTTGTGCACGAGCGCGATGAGCCCGTTCCTCGCGAACTGGTACTCTCGGTAATCGGGGATCACGATCTCGACGGGCGGGAGGAACTCCTCCTTGCCGTCGACCCCGATGGCCTTCGTGCCGTAGACGATCTCGTCGTCCTTGCGCGTGTACGAGAAGACGGTGAGGCCGTCCACCCTGCCGCCGCCCTTCGGGCCGCGGATGTGCTGCGCCCACTCGCTCGTCGCGTACGAGCGGATGAGGTTCTTGCCGAACAGCACCACGGGGTTGCCCCAGAGGAAGTTGTTCTCGTCGCCCGGCCGCTCGGGGTGCACCGTCTCTTCGTAGGCGATCTCGTTGCCGAGCTCGGGCTCTCCCGTCGAGCCCCACGGCGTCCGGACGAGGTACCGCGGCAGGATCAGGCCGATGTAGGCGGCGTAGTCCTCGTCGCGGAAGGCGTCCCATTTGCCGTACTTCGGGTTGGACAGGACGGCGTCGAGATCGGCCAGATCGGCCACGTCCTGCATCGAGTCCTTGCCGATGAACTTGCTGTTCGCCGAGGCGAGGAACGGGCAGTGCGCGGACGCCGCGATCTTCGACATGGTACGCAGCCACCTGATGTCGGCGCCGTCGCCCCGCACGTCCTCGAACTCGTAGAGCCCGAGCATGGTCGCGAACGGCTCCCCGCCGTACCGGTCGTACTCCTCGATGTAGACCTTGCGGAAGAGCGCGCTGGAGAAGATGTCGGAGTCGTGATCCAGGAAGTCGTTGCGCAGCTCCTCGCGCGTGACGTCGAGGAAATCGATCACGATGTTCTCCTGCTGGACGTACTGGCAGAGATCTTCGAGCCCCTTCCAGTTCCGCTCCAGCTCCTGGAACCCGGGAGCGTGGTAGATATCGTCCAGGTATTCGCTGAGCTGTCGATCCACCTGGGCGCTGAGCTTCGAGCAGACGTCGAGGAGCTCGCTCAGGTTGGCGCCCTTGCCGGAATACAGCTTGAGCTTCGAGCCGGGCGCCAGAGGGCCGGTCGGCTTGGTCGTCACGATGTCCACGTTGAGGAGGAGCGCGGCGAGCTCGTTCATGAGCCTCGCGCCGTCGCTCACGGTGACGTCGTGATCGCGGAACTCGACCTTCGAATAGCGCACGGGCGCGCCGTTCTGGGGGGCCGGGCCCTGCAGCTTGACGAGCGCCAGCGCCCCGTTCTTGTCGACCGTCTCTCCCACGGACGAGCCGACCGCGCTGAGCACCGCCCTCTGGAGCTCCGGCGGCGCGCCCGACGAGCCGCCGGCCGACGCGGCGGCGGGCGCCGCGGGCTTCACGATGGCGAGCTGCTGGTAGCCGGGCTGCAGAGCGGCCTGCAGGGCGAGGA
Protein-coding regions in this window:
- the tssC gene encoding type VI secretion system contractile sheath large subunit, with the translated sequence MSNQFPYPFPERFRSRLMLRYRTRISGTEAQKKLPFRLLVLGNFTGDHAHAEGEYANRVSHLPSLYDRPIRSYVFGVLGARVDKFMGELLPYVKLEPWLATDLPGTITNLQLTGALPASKASEGTPESVQVKLSGSASFASTEDQNGLCKVAGKLSFGAQVELVADSLPTMIDAGLGGGGKVRGLFTIPARDEPVGVVAGVVETVGKGERAFRTRLYVQKSEQDETKVVATPITMDQWAGLVPDEQKGFAVDAAAAVDRATQQVTDAGAQKTATDALSIDALPDAVKTALGATTLQDAKDAADASVKAAAAAKGAADTAKTATDASATKVTALDGKSGADLDKAAADAEAALQKARDLIDFAKSAGGAAKDAASAAKAAHDALAALIAKGQSATAADATDARTQVRKDVATRAQASAEGVKTSSDALNAAPLSPIPPVVPNGKIPLNAERVLPFDSIAAFNPDTIASNIPELNRLGIISELLGSLKSELRNVPALRDTMRAALENDTSGLLALQAALQPGYQQLAIVKPAAPAAASAGGSSGAPPELQRAVLSAVGSSVGETVDKNGALALVKLQGPAPQNGAPVRYSKVEFRDHDVTVSDGARLMNELAALLLNVDIVTTKPTGPLAPGSKLKLYSGKGANLSELLDVCSKLSAQVDRQLSEYLDDIYHAPGFQELERNWKGLEDLCQYVQQENIVIDFLDVTREELRNDFLDHDSDIFSSALFRKVYIEEYDRYGGEPFATMLGLYEFEDVRGDGADIRWLRTMSKIAASAHCPFLASANSKFIGKDSMQDVADLADLDAVLSNPKYGKWDAFRDEDYAAYIGLILPRYLVRTPWGSTGEPELGNEIAYEETVHPERPGDENNFLWGNPVVLFGKNLIRSYATSEWAQHIRGPKGGGRVDGLTVFSYTRKDDEIVYGTKAIGVDGKEEFLPPVEIVIPDYREYQFARNGLIALVHKKGEAVATFFSAQSVKKGRNFLEDVATKNSFLVTNLAYTYSITIIAHYVKAMVRDYIGSTADGDYIQKSLAEWLSGYVTTVTNPDDLTLRYYPFKATSVTVEPKPGPFGWYKSVISVLPHVQFEGMDVELRLEASLGGK